The following coding sequences are from one Pseudonocardia sp. HH130630-07 window:
- a CDS encoding TAXI family TRAP transporter solute-binding subunit, translating into MGITRRGVLRAAGAVAGGALCAGLLPACASAPPPPPARFRLATGPDGAVYREIGAVLAEVLDRAWGRPVVEIVHTEAAPENADLLLAGGAELGFVNVDVAAGHGARIVALARVFDSVLHVLVPDGPGARDLRDLDGATLAAGLPRSGTRYLTRRLLAATGGRATLLSYSQADSVRAFRTGAVDAVCSLTGMPTPAVSELARSGGTRLLDLSPQIDALVRAHPLEYVPVVIPATMYPSLGTAPAPAVPTLLAVPPSMDEGLAHWLTGMLFTHAPELSRARPEAGQINPRTGAATTPVVLHPGARRWFRDRKP; encoded by the coding sequence GTGGGGATCACGCGCCGGGGGGTGCTGCGCGCCGCCGGGGCCGTGGCGGGCGGGGCGCTGTGCGCGGGTCTGCTGCCGGCCTGCGCGAGCGCACCCCCGCCGCCGCCCGCCCGGTTCCGGCTGGCCACCGGCCCGGACGGCGCGGTCTACCGCGAGATCGGTGCCGTGCTGGCCGAGGTGCTGGACCGGGCGTGGGGACGGCCGGTCGTCGAGATCGTGCACACCGAGGCGGCCCCGGAGAACGCGGACCTGCTGCTCGCGGGCGGGGCGGAGCTGGGGTTCGTCAACGTCGACGTCGCGGCCGGGCACGGTGCCCGGATCGTCGCGCTGGCCCGGGTGTTCGACTCGGTGCTGCACGTGCTCGTCCCGGACGGGCCCGGCGCGCGGGACCTGCGCGATCTCGACGGCGCGACGCTCGCCGCCGGGCTGCCGCGGTCCGGGACCCGGTACCTCACCCGGCGGCTGCTGGCCGCGACCGGCGGCCGCGCGACGCTGCTGTCCTACTCCCAGGCCGACTCGGTGCGGGCGTTCCGCACCGGCGCGGTGGACGCGGTGTGCAGCCTGACCGGGATGCCGACCCCGGCGGTCAGCGAGCTGGCGCGCTCCGGCGGCACCCGGCTGCTCGACCTGTCGCCGCAGATCGACGCGCTGGTGCGGGCGCACCCGCTGGAGTACGTGCCGGTGGTGATCCCGGCGACGATGTACCCGTCGCTGGGCACGGCGCCGGCGCCGGCCGTGCCGACGTTGCTGGCGGTGCCGCCGTCGATGGACGAGGGACTGGCGCACTGGCTGACCGGGATGCTGTTCACGCACGCCCCGGAGCTGTCCCGGGCCCGGCCGGAGGCCGGTCAGATCAACCCGCGTACCGGCGCCGCGACCACACCGGTCGTGCTGCACCCGGGTGCGCGCCGCTGGTTCCGCGACCGCAAACCCTGA
- the dctA gene encoding C4-dicarboxylate transporter DctA, protein MSSPAESGTTAVAQRKRTPIWKHLYFWVLIGISAGIVVGLTLPDVGAQMQWLATLFINLVKVVIAPVIFATVVVGIAGLGNLAKVGGLALRTIVYFNATTVVALALGLVTINIMAPGAGLGYDRETFDGSAANDTIESAGADAGGGFTAFLLNLVPDSFVSAFVDGQLLQVLLLAILVGIAITMLGERGKAITHALDSFAKVMFGVIKMVMWVAPVGAFGGIAYTIGEHGSAILGSLAQFMVTFWVTCLLFIFLCLGPICMAAGFSLLKYIRYIKDELLIVLGTSSSETVLPRMMTKLEAAGTPKHVVGLTIPTGYSFNLDGTAIYMTMGAMFIAQAFGVDVPIATQIGLLLFMLISSNGAAGVSGAGLVTLAASIAAFDHIIPLVGLALIVGIDRFMSEGRALTNLTGNGIGTLVIARWTGELDRDRLKSVLDDPKQVDVDELMKAEANESPVHTGEATAAR, encoded by the coding sequence ATGAGCAGTCCGGCGGAGAGCGGCACGACGGCCGTCGCCCAGCGGAAACGGACCCCGATCTGGAAGCACCTGTACTTCTGGGTGCTGATCGGCATCAGCGCGGGCATCGTCGTCGGGCTGACGCTGCCCGACGTCGGCGCGCAGATGCAGTGGCTGGCCACGCTGTTCATCAACCTGGTCAAGGTGGTCATCGCGCCGGTGATCTTCGCGACCGTCGTGGTCGGGATCGCCGGGCTCGGCAACCTCGCCAAGGTGGGCGGGCTCGCGCTGCGGACCATCGTCTACTTCAACGCCACCACCGTCGTCGCGCTGGCGCTGGGCCTGGTGACGATCAACATCATGGCTCCCGGCGCCGGGCTGGGCTACGACCGGGAGACCTTCGACGGCTCCGCGGCAAACGACACCATCGAGTCCGCGGGCGCCGACGCCGGTGGCGGGTTCACCGCCTTCCTGCTGAACCTGGTGCCGGACTCGTTCGTCTCCGCCTTCGTCGACGGCCAGCTCCTGCAGGTGCTGCTGCTGGCGATCCTCGTCGGGATCGCGATCACGATGCTGGGCGAGCGCGGCAAGGCCATCACCCACGCCCTGGACTCGTTCGCCAAGGTGATGTTCGGCGTGATCAAGATGGTCATGTGGGTCGCCCCGGTCGGCGCGTTCGGCGGCATCGCCTACACGATCGGCGAGCACGGCAGCGCGATCCTCGGGAGCCTGGCCCAGTTCATGGTCACCTTCTGGGTGACCTGCCTGCTGTTCATCTTCCTGTGCCTCGGGCCGATCTGCATGGCCGCCGGGTTCTCGCTGCTGAAGTACATCCGCTACATCAAGGACGAGCTGCTGATCGTGCTCGGCACGTCGTCCTCGGAGACGGTGCTGCCGCGGATGATGACCAAGCTGGAGGCGGCCGGGACCCCGAAGCACGTCGTCGGGCTGACCATCCCGACCGGCTACTCGTTCAACCTCGACGGCACCGCGATCTACATGACGATGGGCGCGATGTTCATCGCCCAGGCGTTCGGCGTCGACGTCCCGATCGCCACCCAGATCGGGCTGCTGCTGTTCATGCTGATCTCGTCGAACGGGGCCGCGGGTGTCTCCGGCGCCGGCCTGGTCACCCTGGCCGCGTCGATCGCCGCGTTCGACCACATCATCCCGCTGGTCGGGCTGGCGCTGATCGTCGGTATCGATCGCTTCATGTCCGAGGGCCGCGCGCTGACCAACCTGACCGGCAACGGCATCGGGACCCTGGTGATCGCCCGGTGGACCGGCGAGCTGGACCGGGACCGGCTCAAGTCGGTGCTCGACGACCCCAAGCAGGTCGACGTCGACGAGCTGATGAAGGCCGAGGCCAACGAGTCCCCCGTGCACACCGGGGAGGCCACCGCGGCCCGGTGA